The Actinomycetes bacterium DNA window GCCGCAGCACGGCCCGCGTGAGCAGCAGCGGGGCCTCGAGGTTGGTTGCGAGGATGTCGTGGATGCGGTCGGGGGACGTGTGCATGTGAAGGCTGTCCTGGCCTATTGCCGCGTTGTTGACCAGGCCGTCGAACGGGCCCAGGGACGCCTCAGCGTCCCTCACGAACTGGCTGACGGCGGTCGCGTCGGTCACGTCCACCGAGCGGACCACGACGCGGTCGGGCTCGGCGTCCGCGACGGCCTGAAGCTCGGGGGTGATCGTCCGCGCGAACGCCGCGACCTTCGCCCCGCGGTCGACGATCAGTCGGACGATGTCGAGCCCGAGGCCGCGTGAGCCACCGGAAACGAGCACGGAGGTGGCTGGCGGGGTGGCGGGCACGTCTTCAGACATCGGTCTTCAGGCTTCCTGTCAGTTTGATGGAGTCCAGGAACCGGAACCGCCGCGGCACAGCGGGGTCGGACAGTCGTGCCGCGCAGTAGCGCGCCAAGTCGTCTTCGGTGACGGACGGGTTCGAAAGGACGACCTCGGCCTGGACCACCGTGCCCACGAGGGGCGCGCGGCGGCCCCGGGCGGTTGCCCACGCGACACCCGGGTGCTCAAGGAGAACCCCGCGCACCTGTGACGCTGAAACCTTGGTGCCACCGACGTTGATCTCGTCGGACGAGAGGCGTCCGGTGATGTGCACCCGGCCGTCGCGAACCTCCACGCGGTCGCCCGTGTGGAGGAACTCGTCCACACCCTCGCCGCGGTGGGGTGAGGCGATGACCAACTCGTCGCGGTCGATGCTGAGAACGGGGCGGTCGCCGTCGGTGCCGCTGTTCGACCTGCGGTTGCCCAGCCAGCCTTCGGGAAACCCCGCCAAGCCGTCGTGGACGGCGATGGACGCCCCCGCCTCGGAGGACGCGTAGATCCAGGAGACACGCGCGCGGGGGAAGGCTGCGGCGACTCGGTCGAGGACGCCCTGGTCGACGGGCTCGCCACCGAGGGTGACCTGTGCGAGAGGCACTCGCGCCAAGGCCTTCCCGCTCCGCAGCAGCGCCTGCCGCCAGAATGTCGGTGTACCGGACGCGGCAGTGACGCCGTGGGCGAGGGCGTCGTCAGCCCATGAGTCGAGGTGGTCCGGGGGGACGAATACCACGTCCTGCCCCGGGATGGTGAGGGCGAGCGTGACTATCTGCCACCAGGCGTAGGCGCCGGGGGTGTAGGGGCAGAGCCAGGTGCGGGCAGGTTGGCGGCCGTGGACGGTGGTGAGGGACTCCAGCGTGTGCGCGACGCGTTTGGGACGTCCGGTGGAACCGGACGTGAGCAGCCAGAGGCGACCTGGGACGGCCTGGCGAGGCATGGGGGTTGGTGAGACGCTCAAGGAGCCCCTGTCAACGTGGACCACAGCCAGGCCTGTACGCAGCAGTTC harbors:
- a CDS encoding SDR family NAD(P)-dependent oxidoreductase, with amino-acid sequence MSEDVPATPPATSVLVSGGSRGLGLDIVRLIVDRGAKVAAFARTITPELQAVADAEPDRVVVRSVDVTDATAVSQFVRDAEASLGPFDGLVNNAAIGQDSLHMHTSPDRIHDILATNLEAPLLLTRAVLRRITAGPGRGRIVFVTSICAQRGYAGLVAYSAAKGGLDSAMRAIAREMHGRVLANSVAPGFFASEMSSVLGPNQLDIITRRTPTGRLSEPGNIIPIVDTLLFADTNINGQVIVVDGGGSI
- a CDS encoding class I adenylate-forming enzyme family protein; the protein is MPRQAVPGRLWLLTSGSTGRPKRVAHTLESLTTVHGRQPARTWLCPYTPGAYAWWQIVTLALTIPGQDVVFVPPDHLDSWADDALAHGVTAASGTPTFWRQALLRSGKALARVPLAQVTLGGEPVDQGVLDRVAAAFPRARVSWIYASSEAGASIAVHDGLAGFPEGWLGNRRSNSGTDGDRPVLSIDRDELVIASPHRGEGVDEFLHTGDRVEVRDGRVHITGRLSSDEINVGGTKVSASQVRGVLLEHPGVAWATARGRRAPLVGTVVQAEVVLSNPSVTEDDLARYCAARLSDPAVPRRFRFLDSIKLTGSLKTDV